CTTTTCACTCCAAGGAATAATTTTGTGTTTAAATTCAATTTTTGAAGACAATTTAAAATCAAAACCTACTAAATGCACTATTGCATTATGCTTATCTGTAAATCTTTTTAAAGCTTTTGAAATATATAAAATATATTTACTTGTAGAAGATGACCCAATCCAACCTACAATAAATTTGTCCGTATCATTTTCCCCAGTTGAGCATTGATATTTACTCATATCTATACTTGTTGGAATTTTATAAACATTATTATTAAATTGTAGAGCAAATGTTTTTATATACTCACTGCCAGCAATTACTGCTTTAGCATTTTTAATAACTGAAGCTATTTTGTTTTTAAATAAAAATCTCACAATAGCTTTTTTATGATTGTCATAGTTGTGCCAAACAGCATCATCATAATCTAATATATAAGGAATTTTTCTAAATTTAAGACAATATTCTAGAATTGGAGGAAAATATGGAATCAATTCTTTCTCTATAACTAAAAGATCATATTTTTGAGATTCAAATAAACTCACATATATTCTCTTTAAAATCCTCTTGATAGTAATAAGTTTGTTTTCTTTACCATTGGCATATTTGTATCTTAGATATTCATCGCTAAAAAGGGGTTTTACATCGAAATCAATATTTTGCTCTTTTAAATATGGCAAATATTGCAAAGTTCTATATCGTGAGCTTGCCCCTAAATATTCGTATTTTGTTAAGAATAATATTTTCATTTTTTCAGCCCTAATTTTATGATGTTAAATGTATCCTTATAGAGCATTCCAAATCCTTTAAAAGTTTCTAATATTTCAGCTCCTTGACCTTTAAAAATAGAAAATATTACTCTCGTAATAGGTTCAACAGTAAAAGTAAATATCATTAAAAATATTCCTTTAAGCAAACCAAAGTGTTTAAATCCATAAATAAGGCGACTTCGGATACTGTAAAAAAGTCTATGATCCTTAACTTGTTCAGAAGTTCCACCACCTTTATGATAAGCTTGTGCTTCAGAAACAAAGATAGTTTTATAACCAAGATCTTTAATTCTTTTTGATAGTTCTAAATCTTCATAATAGACAAAAAATCGCTCATCAAAACCATTCAACTTTTCAAAAACATCTCTTTTAATCATAAAAAAAGCCCCCATTACATGATCAACTTCTCTTGTATCTAAATGATCCCAATGTTGCATAGTATATGGAAACAATTTATGATTTAGTTTATTTAAGCCTAAAGATCGATATATAAAATTACTAAGAGTCGGAATTCTTGCACAAGTTCTTTGAATCTTACCATCATCACCGATAAGCTGCACTCCATATACTGCTATTTTATTTGTATCATTTTGCTCTATATAATTAAACAGTTTTTTAAATGTATCTTCATAAACCATAGCATCTGGATTTAAGAAAAGTATAAAATCACTTTGAGAGTTTTTAGCACCGATGTTACAAGCTTTTCCAAAACCCAAATTTTCCGTGTTTTTTATAATCTTTAATTTGTCAAAATCTAATTTTTGTACTAATTCTATAGAATTATCTTTTGAATCATTATCTACAATAATGATTTGATTTAAATTACAATTATCAAATGAACTTTTCATTACAGACTCTACACAATCCTTTAGCTGTTCACCAGAATTCCAGTTCACTATTATTATATCAAATGTTTTTTGCATAGTGTTTCCTCTTCTCTATTTTATATGCATTTATAATCATTATTGGTATAAAGATAAACCACATATAATCAAACTTACCTAAATAAGGGTTTGTACTGTTTGCAACTAAAAAAGCAACTAACCCAGCTAAAAAAGAGATAATAAATACTTTAATATCTCTTGATACTAGTTTGTCTTTACATATTTTTAATAAGCTTACAAATATGTATACAATCCCCAATAGGTAAATCATAAACCCTAAAATCCCGTAGTGAAACATAAAAGCTATATATGAAAGTTCGTAAGCCCACGGCTGTTCACTTGACCTAGTGTACTCAGCAGCAGCACCTGCCCCGCTACCAAACAAAGGTGCATTTGCAATTCCTTCGTACAAAGCTCTAAACTGATATACTCTTTTTAAATTAGAGTCATTTGATGAAAAGTCAAATATACTCATAAAATCATTCACATACACTTCTATGTCTACTTCCAAAGAAACTATCAACACAACAATAAAACCAACTAAGATAAATGCAGTCTTGCTAAGCTTTTTTAAAATATCAAACTTTAAGTTTTTATTTAAATATAATGATGCAAATAGTAAAAAAAGTAGTGAAAATGCAAAAGACACAAAAAAAGCTCTTCTTCCTGTTAAAAGTATAAGACAAAACATTATAAATAAAAGAATTAACATTTTTTTATTCTTTTTTTCAGATAAGAGTACATACGATAGTAAAAAAGGTATCAAAAAAATTAGACTACTTACATTTGGTAATGTAAATAAAAAGCTATTTTCTCTGATATCTAAAACTGCCATTCCTGAATGCAATGTACTGAAATAAGAAGCTATTAAAGCTGGGAAAACCCCATAGGCAGAAAGCAAAAAACTTATTTGTACTAAAACCACAAGAAAAGACCCAATAATTAAAGTCTTTTTGATTTTAAAAAAATCGTTTATTTGACTAAAAAAGATAGATAAACATAAAAAAAGCAATGGATATATAACCATTACTGTCATAGTCTTTGTTGCACCTGGATTATCTGCAACACTTCCATAAGTAGAATAAACAAGACCCAGTGTTGAAAAGAAAAGAGTGATTAAAAATAGTTCTTTATTTATCTCAAGTTTTTTGTGCTTTAAAGATGTGATAAGAACGAATAATGCTAATACACCCAGTAAAGCCATTTTAATAGATGTGATTATGGTTGGAAGTGCTAAAGAAAGGAGAAGTAACAATAAAAATAATCTTTGCCCCAATAAATTAATACTCAAAAACATTTCTCCATTTATTAACTATATTATCAAAAGAATATTTGTCTACTTTATTATTAAGATTATTTTTAAGCTTTATGATATTTTTCTGATTACAACAAGATTTTGAATACTATAAGATAATTTAGTCTCATCTATACTAGAAACCAAAATACCATCTACTTCATTATCAATAATTTCATTAGGTCCCGTAGGACAATCAAAGGAAACTACAGGAGTTCCACATATCATTGCCTCTATTAGTACATTCGGAAACCCCTCATATCTAGATGATAATACAAAAATTTCAGCATGTTTTATAAATGGATAAGGATTATTTTGAAAATCAATAAATATGACTCTATCTTTCAAACCTAGCTCATTTGTTAAGTTTACAAGCTTGTCTTTATCGGGTCCTCTACCTACTAATACTAACTTATAATTATCTTTAATATCATCTAGTTTCGAGTAAGCTTTAATTAGCAAATCTTGCCCCTTTTGATAGCACAAGCTGCCCACATTTATAATATAATTTTCATTTTCTAAATATTTGAATTCTTTTGGAAGTTCTTCTTCTGACTTTCGTCGTATTTCGTCTATTGGATACATATTAGGTATATGACAAATAGGAACTTTCTTGCCTACTATTTTCCTGCAATCTTCTGCTAATTTTTTTGAAACTGGAATGATTAAATCTGCCTGTTTGTAAAATATGTTTATTAAAATCTTTGATATATTTGCATAAATTCCTGTCCCTAATCCTTCATTTATAGCAACTCTTACTGATAATATTTTTTTTGAATTATGTTTTGATAGCAAATTTAATAGATTAGCAGATTCTCCAAAACTTATTACCTTATCAATTCTATTTTTATTAACAAAATTTCTCAGCACACTAAGTTTATTGAAATATTTTTTTATTTTTAAAAAAAAATTATCATTTAAACTACCAGGAATTTTGAAGTCATGCATCATTGCATTATATTTATAGCCTGGGTTTTCTGTTCCAAAATAAGCCACATGAAATTCATACTCATCACCTAAAGCTTGAGTTATATTACTAACTGCTCTTTGCATACCCCCCTTATGTAGATGTGCAAACAGAAATAAAACTTTCTTTTTCACCCCACCCACCTCTCATGCCACATCATAAATGTCAAAATCAGCCAAATTTTATTTGCGCTAAAGTTACTATTTTCAAGCCACTGTTTTTTTAGTTTTTCTACTTCTTCTACATTTAGCACACCGGTTTTTGCAATTTTTTTGCTATCCAGATACTCTAAAACATATTTTTTGAGTTCATCCCCAAACCATTCATTGAGTGGTATCCCAAATCCCATTTTTGGTCTATCCATCAAATCTTTTGGGATATAGTCGTGAACAATTGACTTTAAGATATATTTTTTGTTTCCATCTTTTATCTTATAACTACTTGGCAGCTGACTTACAAACTCTATGATTCTATGATCTAATAATGGCTCTCGTCCTTCTAAGCTCACACTCATAGTAGCACGATCCACTTTTGTCAAAATATCATCTATCTGATATGTTTTGTAATCTATCGCCATCATTTTATCGACAGCATCATTGTGAGAGTTTAAACGTATCTTATCATCAAATGATGTTTTAATATCTTTACCATTTTTACCCAGTAATTTATCTACCTCTGATGGATTGAAATAATAACTTACTCCTCTCATCATCTCTATCTCGTCTTTTGCTTTGATGAGAGTCTTTAGCTTTTCGTATCGATTTACAAAGTTATAAGTTTTATTGAGTCCTATAAGATATTTTGGATCAACTAGTTCCATAATATCCCCAAAAATAGATGGTACTTTTGAAAACATTTTTTGGTATTTAAGAGTTTGTATATATTTATCGTATCCACCAAATATCTCATCCCCTCCATCAGCACTGAGACTGACAGTAACATCTTTTCGAGCCAAACGACTTACAAGAGTCGTAGGGATATTTGAGGAATCACCAAATGGTTCATCCCATATTTCAGGCATTAGAGGTAAAAGCTCTTGAGCATCTTTTTGTGTGCAGTAGTATTCTGTATGATCGGTTCCTAGATACTCTGCCACCTTTTTTGCATGGTGAGCTTCATTGTATTTTTCTTCATAAAAACCTATGCTAAAGGTTTTTAGTTTTTCGGTTCTATCTTTTTGAAGTATCGCCGTTACTGCACTGCTATCATATCCACCACTAAGAAATATCCCCACAGGCACATCGGCTACCATTCGATATTCACATGCGGACTTTAAAAGTTTTTCGGTCTCTTTTTTTGCCTCTTCAAAACCAATGTCTAATTTCGGTTTATTGTAGTTGTCAATTACA
The Deferrivibrio essentukiensis DNA segment above includes these coding regions:
- a CDS encoding glycosyltransferase family 4 protein, which translates into the protein MKILFLTKYEYLGASSRYRTLQYLPYLKEQNIDFDVKPLFSDEYLRYKYANGKENKLITIKRILKRIYVSLFESQKYDLLVIEKELIPYFPPILEYCLKFRKIPYILDYDDAVWHNYDNHKKAIVRFLFKNKIASVIKNAKAVIAGSEYIKTFALQFNNNVYKIPTSIDMSKYQCSTGENDTDKFIVGWIGSSSTSKYILYISKALKRFTDKHNAIVHLVGFDFKLSSKIEFKHKIIPWSEKNEVEEICKFDVGIMPLVDEPFERGKCGFKLIQYMGCKKPVIASPVGENNIIVEDSVNGFLVNNENEFYEKLKFFYTNRDIVEEFGINGFKKVNNFYSLQESQKKYLEVLKKALESE
- a CDS encoding glycosyltransferase family 2 protein, producing MQKTFDIIIVNWNSGEQLKDCVESVMKSSFDNCNLNQIIIVDNDSKDNSIELVQKLDFDKLKIIKNTENLGFGKACNIGAKNSQSDFILFLNPDAMVYEDTFKKLFNYIEQNDTNKIAVYGVQLIGDDGKIQRTCARIPTLSNFIYRSLGLNKLNHKLFPYTMQHWDHLDTREVDHVMGAFFMIKRDVFEKLNGFDERFFVYYEDLELSKRIKDLGYKTIFVSEAQAYHKGGGTSEQVKDHRLFYSIRSRLIYGFKHFGLLKGIFLMIFTFTVEPITRVIFSIFKGQGAEILETFKGFGMLYKDTFNIIKLGLKK
- a CDS encoding O-antigen ligase family protein, which gives rise to MSINLLGQRLFLLLLLLSLALPTIITSIKMALLGVLALFVLITSLKHKKLEINKELFLITLFFSTLGLVYSTYGSVADNPGATKTMTVMVIYPLLFLCLSIFFSQINDFFKIKKTLIIGSFLVVLVQISFLLSAYGVFPALIASYFSTLHSGMAVLDIRENSFLFTLPNVSSLIFLIPFLLSYVLLSEKKNKKMLILLFIMFCLILLTGRRAFFVSFAFSLLFLLFASLYLNKNLKFDILKKLSKTAFILVGFIVVLIVSLEVDIEVYVNDFMSIFDFSSNDSNLKRVYQFRALYEGIANAPLFGSGAGAAAEYTRSSEQPWAYELSYIAFMFHYGILGFMIYLLGIVYIFVSLLKICKDKLVSRDIKVFIISFLAGLVAFLVANSTNPYLGKFDYMWFIFIPIMIINAYKIEKRKHYAKNI
- a CDS encoding glycosyltransferase, producing MKKKVLFLFAHLHKGGMQRAVSNITQALGDEYEFHVAYFGTENPGYKYNAMMHDFKIPGSLNDNFFLKIKKYFNKLSVLRNFVNKNRIDKVISFGESANLLNLLSKHNSKKILSVRVAINEGLGTGIYANISKILINIFYKQADLIIPVSKKLAEDCRKIVGKKVPICHIPNMYPIDEIRRKSEEELPKEFKYLENENYIINVGSLCYQKGQDLLIKAYSKLDDIKDNYKLVLVGRGPDKDKLVNLTNELGLKDRVIFIDFQNNPYPFIKHAEIFVLSSRYEGFPNVLIEAMICGTPVVSFDCPTGPNEIIDNEVDGILVSSIDETKLSYSIQNLVVIRKIS
- the asnB gene encoding asparagine synthase (glutamine-hydrolyzing), whose amino-acid sequence is MCGIAGFCDFSKKSDRQTLTKMTDVLHHRGPDDSGYSFYENEYANIGLGHRRLSILDLSSYGHQPMKFQNLEIVYNGEVYNFKEIRKDLEKYGYHFKSNSDTEVILKAYHKWGMKAIVKFIGMFAIVIYDKEKQKLLFIRDRAGVKPLNYYFKDGLFLFSSELKSFHKHPKFEKEISRDALALFFQYSYILEPHSIFKHTYKLPAGHYAELNIQNSEFKIYKYWDVIDNYNKPKLDIGFEEAKKETEKLLKSACEYRMVADVPVGIFLSGGYDSSAVTAILQKDRTEKLKTFSIGFYEEKYNEAHHAKKVAEYLGTDHTEYYCTQKDAQELLPLMPEIWDEPFGDSSNIPTTLVSRLARKDVTVSLSADGGDEIFGGYDKYIQTLKYQKMFSKVPSIFGDIMELVDPKYLIGLNKTYNFVNRYEKLKTLIKAKDEIEMMRGVSYYFNPSEVDKLLGKNGKDIKTSFDDKIRLNSHNDAVDKMMAIDYKTYQIDDILTKVDRATMSVSLEGREPLLDHRIIEFVSQLPSSYKIKDGNKKYILKSIVHDYIPKDLMDRPKMGFGIPLNEWFGDELKKYVLEYLDSKKIAKTGVLNVEEVEKLKKQWLENSNFSANKIWLILTFMMWHERWVG